In a genomic window of Festucalex cinctus isolate MCC-2025b chromosome 11, RoL_Fcin_1.0, whole genome shotgun sequence:
- the ercc1 gene encoding DNA excision repair protein ERCC-1: MKRFNINLDDSAFTKERTPPKQHFQPSATMGQNKTNASASPVKEGQPLSYAQYIIKTKAQGSAPPQRDVSSEMATSETGGAPTVASLRQSEPDAVPAAEGTNGGDEVKKSEGTQGSGRGQRDADGPSHGAKAAGSGSSIIVSPRQRGNPILKFVRSVPWEFGEVVPDYVLGQTTCALFLSLRYHNLNPNYIHDRLKQLGQTFTLRVLLVQVDVKDPHHALKELARICIMADCTLILAWSPEEAGRYLETYKSYEKKPADLLKEQVEKNYLSKVTDCLTTVKSINKTDAMTLLSTFSSLEGITSASKEDLVLCPGLGPQKARRLYDVLHKPFLKSKTKCES, translated from the exons ATGAAGAGATTTAATATCAATTTGGATGATTCTGCTTTTACCAAAGAGAGAACACCA CCAAAGCAGCACTTTCAACCGTCAGCAACtatgggacaaaacaaaaccaatgcAAGTGCATCCCCAGTAAAGGAGGGCCAACCTTTGTCTTATGCACAATATATCATCAAAACTAAAGCTCAAGGGTCTGCTCCTCCGCAACGAGATGTATCCTCTGAAATGGCCACATCTGAAACTGGTGGAGCTCCTACTGTTGCCAGTCTGAGACAAAGCGAGCCTGATGCAGTGCCCGCCGCGGAAGGAACAAATGGAGGtgatgaggtgaagaagagCGAGGGGACTCAGGGGTCCGGTCGTGGTCAGAGAGACGCAGACGGTCCAAGCCATGGTGCAAAAGCTGCAGGGTCCGGTAGCAGCATTATTGTCAGCCCCAGACAG AGGGGAAATCCCATTTTGAAGTTTGTGAGGAGTGTCCCATGGGAGTTTGGAGAAGTTGTGCCAGACTACGTCCTGGGCCAGACAACTTGTGCTCTCTTTCTCAG TCTGAGGTATCACAATCTGAATCCAAACTATATTCATGATCGACTTAAGCAGCTTGGGCAGACATTCACCCTTCGAGTTTTACTAGTTCAAGTGGATGTG AAAGATCCCCATCATGCATTGAAGGAGCTGGCTCGCATCTGCATCATGGCTGACTGCACTCTTATTTTGGCATGGAG TCCGGAAGAGGCAGGACGTTACCTGGAAACATACAAGTCTTATGAAAAGAAACCAGCAGATCTTCTGAAGGAGCAAGttgaaaaaaactatttatcaAAG GTGACAGACTGCCTGACCACTGTGAAGTCCATAAACAAAACGGATGCTATGACGTTACTGTCAACTTTCTCT TCTTTGGAAGGAATCACCAGTGCATCGAAAGAGGACCTGGTTCTCTGTCCAGGCCTTGGTCcacaaaaa GCACGGCGTCTTTATGATGTGCTTCATAAACCTTTCCTAAAATCCAAGACGAAGTGTGAAAGTTGA